A region of Methanomicrobiales archaeon DNA encodes the following proteins:
- a CDS encoding nucleotidyltransferase family protein, producing the protein MKTLPEIMKIIRDHEDTLRRRYKVKRIGLFGSYVRGETHPGSDVDVIVEFDEVISLLQLVSLENYLSELLGQKVDVVPKDDIRSELKDRILRETVYA; encoded by the coding sequence ATGAAGACTCTCCCCGAGATCATGAAGATAATTCGGGATCATGAGGATACGCTGCGGCGGCGATACAAGGTAAAGAGAATCGGGCTGTTTGGCTCGTACGTGCGAGGAGAGACGCATCCCGGGAGCGATGTCGATGTGATCGTGGAATTTGACGAAGTCATCAGTCTGCTGCAGCTGGTATCCCTGGAGAACTACCTGAGCGAGCTCCTCGGCCAAAAGGTCGACGTCGTCCCGAAAGACGATATCCGGAGCGAGTTGAAGGATCGGATCCTCCGCGAAACTGTATATGCATGA